The Mycobacteriales bacterium nucleotide sequence GCGTGCTCGGCAACCAGGTCGTCAACCTGCTCGAACACGACAGACTCCAGATCGGTGGTAGCGGGTGGTCAGGCGCAGCTGACCGGCGCTACTTGCCTTTCTTCGCGTACCTCTGCTCGAAGCGGGCGACCCGGCCGCCGGTGTCCAGGATCTTCTGCTTGCCCGTGTAGAACGGGTGGCAGGCCGAGCAAACGTCGGCGTGGATGACGCCGTTCTTGGCGGTGCTGCGCGTGGTGAAGGTGTTGCCGCAGGTGCACGACACGGTCGTCTCGACGTACTCAGGATGAATGTCGGGCTTCATTGCGTGCTCCTTGTCGATGGTGGTCGCCGGGTCCCCGAATGCGGGGTGAACCGGTACCGGTCGTTCCAGTGTGCCTGAAGTTGAACCGCGGAGGGATCCGCGTTGTTCCTAGCTGCCGCCCTCGCCCGGGC carries:
- the rpmE gene encoding 50S ribosomal protein L31, translated to MKPDIHPEYVETTVSCTCGNTFTTRSTAKNGVIHADVCSACHPFYTGKQKILDTGGRVARFEQRYAKKGK